The Halopseudomonas sabulinigri genome window below encodes:
- a CDS encoding L,D-transpeptidase — translation MPLDHIHISIGNQQLTGFSGGAAVCRYPISSALNGPGEQNGSGCTPRGAHRVRARIGDGEPLNAVYRGRRPTGEVWTPALAAANPQRDWILTRILWLCGNQPGVNRGGQVDSQRRYIYLHGTGDDQPMGVPLSHGCIRLRNTDMLELFERTPVGCTVQIDAD, via the coding sequence ATGCCGCTGGACCATATTCACATCTCGATAGGCAATCAGCAGCTCACCGGTTTCAGTGGTGGCGCGGCTGTGTGCCGCTATCCCATTTCTTCAGCCCTCAATGGCCCAGGCGAACAGAACGGCTCGGGTTGCACGCCACGTGGCGCGCATCGTGTGCGCGCGCGCATTGGCGACGGTGAGCCGCTTAACGCGGTATATCGCGGTCGTCGTCCGACGGGCGAGGTGTGGACGCCCGCTCTGGCTGCGGCGAACCCGCAGCGGGACTGGATACTGACCCGCATACTCTGGTTATGCGGCAACCAGCCCGGCGTCAATCGCGGTGGTCAGGTCGACTCCCAGCGCCGCTATATCTATTTGCATGGCACGGGCGATGACCAGCCCATGGGGGTGCCGCTGTCGCATGGCTGTATTCGCTTGCGCAACACCGACATGCTGGAACTGTTCGAGCGGACGCCGGTCGGTTGCACTGTTCAGATTGACGCCGATTAA
- the mfd gene encoding transcription-repair coupling factor: MPVETSLLSPPASQGPGSKAHWAGLHGAARALAIAEAASQHRGLSLVISTDTSAADSLEQELRFFSPELPVLSFPDWETLPYDRFSPHQDIISQRLRTLFQLPQVEQGILVVPLTTLLHRLPPRSFLGGSVLMLELGQRLDIEQMRLNLDAAGYRCVDTVYEHGDYAVRGALLDLYPMGSKLPYRIDLFDDEIETLRTFDPESQRSIDKVERIHLLPAKEFPLDKSALTGFRARFRERFEVDHRRCPLYQDLAEGLVPPGIEYYLPLFFDELGSLFDYLPQNTHLFTLPGIEASAEHFWNDVRTRHSEQGVDPTRPLLPPGELFLPVEECFARIKGFARTICHQTELADGERGTDLGCLPPPELPIDNKLENPLQALQRFLQAHNGRTLFVAETAGRREALIELLARIDQRPQQVDSWLDFVNTEHSLAMTIAPLDQGLLTQSPAIAVIAESQLFGQRVMQRRRRGKATDMGDAIIRDLTELREGAPVVHIDHGVGRYLGLTNLTVEDQQTEFLMLEYADEAKLYVPVANLHLIARYSGSEDENAPLHRLGSETWQKAKRKAAEKVRDVAAELLDVYARRAARAGFSFSAPERDYQSFADDFPFEETADQEAAITAVLQDMTNPQPMDRLVCGDVGFGKTEVAMRAAFLAVHSGKQVAVLVPTTLLAQQHYNSFKDRFANWPVKVEVMSRFKSAKEVKAAVQELAEGKVDIMIGTHKLLQEDVKFQDLGLVIIDEEHRFGVRQKEQLKTLRSEVDVLTLTATPIPRTLNMSFSGMRDLSIIATPPARRLSVKTFVMSQQKPVLKEAILRELLRGGQVYYLHNEVQTIEKCAADLAELIPEARIAVSHGQMPERALEQVMRDFYHRRFNILVTTTIIETGIDVPSANTIIIERADKFGLAQLHQLRGRVGRSHHQAYAYLLTPEGKKVTRDAEKRLEAIAMAQDLGAGFTLATHDLEIRGAGELLGDGQSGQIQAVGFTLYMEMLERAVKAIKQGKQPELDQPLGGGPDINLRLAALIPDDYLPDVHARLILYKRIANATDDETLKDLQVEMIDRFGLLPEQVKTLFRVTALKLRCDPLGITKVDVGAEHGRIEFGAQTEIDPMVLVRMIQDNPQRYRLEGATVFRFNAPMGGVELRLNTVEALLDRLAQAPQETNPKGKGKRP, encoded by the coding sequence ATGCCTGTTGAAACCTCTCTGTTGTCACCCCCAGCCAGCCAAGGCCCTGGATCAAAGGCACACTGGGCCGGACTGCACGGGGCAGCAAGGGCGCTGGCGATCGCAGAAGCCGCCTCACAGCATCGCGGTCTGAGCCTGGTCATCAGCACCGACACCTCCGCCGCCGACAGTCTGGAACAGGAGCTGCGCTTTTTTTCGCCCGAGTTGCCGGTACTTAGCTTCCCTGATTGGGAAACGCTGCCCTACGACCGCTTTTCACCGCACCAGGACATCATTTCGCAGCGGCTGCGTACGCTATTCCAACTACCCCAGGTCGAGCAGGGCATACTGGTAGTCCCCCTGACCACCCTGTTGCACCGCTTGCCGCCACGTAGCTTTCTCGGCGGCTCGGTATTGATGCTGGAGCTGGGCCAACGCCTGGACATCGAGCAGATGCGCCTGAACCTCGACGCCGCCGGTTATCGTTGCGTCGACACCGTGTACGAGCACGGCGACTATGCCGTACGCGGCGCCCTGCTCGATCTTTACCCCATGGGTAGCAAACTGCCCTATCGCATTGATTTGTTTGACGATGAAATCGAAACCCTGCGCACCTTCGATCCGGAGAGCCAGCGCTCGATCGACAAGGTAGAGCGTATTCATCTGCTGCCGGCCAAGGAGTTTCCGCTCGACAAGTCTGCACTGACCGGTTTCCGCGCCCGTTTCCGCGAGCGCTTTGAGGTAGACCATCGGCGCTGTCCGCTGTACCAGGATCTCGCCGAAGGCCTGGTACCGCCGGGCATCGAATATTACCTGCCGCTGTTCTTCGATGAGCTGGGTAGCCTGTTCGATTACCTACCGCAGAACACTCATTTATTCACCCTGCCCGGTATCGAAGCCAGCGCCGAGCATTTCTGGAACGACGTGCGCACCCGGCATAGTGAACAGGGCGTAGACCCAACCCGCCCCTTGCTGCCGCCCGGCGAGCTGTTTTTGCCGGTTGAAGAATGCTTCGCACGCATCAAGGGCTTTGCCCGCACCATTTGCCATCAGACCGAATTGGCTGATGGCGAGCGCGGCACCGACCTTGGTTGCCTGCCACCGCCCGAACTGCCCATCGACAACAAGCTGGAAAATCCGTTGCAAGCGCTACAACGCTTCTTGCAGGCGCACAACGGTCGCACCCTGTTCGTCGCCGAAACGGCTGGCCGTCGAGAGGCGCTGATCGAACTGCTGGCGCGCATTGATCAGCGTCCCCAGCAAGTCGACAGCTGGCTCGACTTTGTCAACACCGAGCATTCGCTGGCCATGACCATAGCGCCGCTGGACCAGGGGCTGCTCACACAATCGCCAGCGATAGCCGTTATCGCCGAGAGCCAACTGTTCGGCCAGCGTGTCATGCAGCGCCGCCGCCGTGGCAAAGCCACGGATATGGGCGACGCCATTATCCGCGACCTGACCGAGCTACGCGAAGGTGCGCCCGTGGTGCACATCGACCACGGCGTAGGCCGCTACCTGGGTCTGACCAACCTCACAGTCGAGGATCAGCAGACCGAATTTCTGATGCTGGAGTACGCCGACGAAGCCAAGCTCTATGTGCCGGTAGCCAACCTGCACCTGATCGCACGCTACTCCGGCTCCGAGGATGAAAACGCCCCTCTGCATCGCCTTGGCTCCGAAACCTGGCAGAAAGCCAAGCGCAAAGCCGCCGAGAAGGTACGCGACGTGGCTGCCGAGCTGTTGGATGTGTACGCGCGTCGCGCGGCGCGGGCAGGTTTCAGCTTCAGCGCCCCGGAACGCGACTACCAGAGCTTTGCCGACGACTTCCCGTTCGAGGAAACCGCCGATCAGGAAGCCGCCATCACCGCCGTGCTGCAAGACATGACCAACCCGCAACCGATGGACCGACTGGTCTGTGGCGACGTCGGCTTTGGCAAGACCGAAGTCGCCATGCGCGCGGCCTTCCTCGCCGTGCATAGCGGCAAGCAGGTGGCGGTACTGGTTCCCACTACCCTCCTCGCCCAGCAGCACTACAACAGCTTCAAGGATCGCTTTGCCAACTGGCCGGTGAAGGTCGAGGTGATGTCCCGCTTCAAGTCGGCCAAAGAGGTCAAGGCCGCGGTTCAGGAGCTGGCCGAGGGCAAGGTCGATATCATGATCGGTACCCACAAGCTGCTGCAGGAAGATGTGAAGTTTCAGGACCTGGGGCTGGTCATCATCGATGAGGAACATCGTTTTGGTGTACGCCAGAAGGAACAGCTGAAAACCCTGCGCAGCGAAGTGGACGTACTGACGCTCACCGCCACGCCCATTCCGCGCACACTGAATATGTCCTTCTCCGGTATGCGCGACCTGTCGATCATCGCGACGCCGCCAGCGCGGCGCCTGTCGGTCAAGACTTTCGTCATGTCGCAGCAGAAACCGGTACTCAAGGAAGCGATACTGCGCGAACTGTTACGCGGTGGGCAGGTTTATTACCTGCACAACGAAGTGCAGACCATCGAGAAATGCGCCGCCGATCTGGCCGAACTGATTCCCGAGGCACGTATCGCCGTCAGCCATGGGCAAATGCCCGAGCGGGCCCTGGAGCAGGTGATGCGCGATTTTTATCACCGCCGTTTCAATATTCTGGTGACCACGACCATCATTGAAACCGGCATCGACGTGCCCAGTGCCAACACCATCATTATTGAACGCGCCGACAAGTTCGGCCTGGCCCAGCTGCACCAGCTACGCGGGCGCGTGGGCCGCAGCCACCACCAGGCTTATGCCTACCTACTGACGCCGGAGGGCAAGAAGGTTACCCGCGATGCGGAGAAACGGCTGGAAGCCATCGCCATGGCCCAGGATCTGGGCGCCGGCTTTACCCTGGCGACCCACGATCTGGAGATTCGCGGCGCTGGCGAGCTGCTGGGCGACGGCCAAAGCGGTCAGATTCAGGCGGTCGGCTTTACGCTCTACATGGAAATGCTCGAACGCGCGGTCAAGGCCATCAAGCAGGGCAAACAGCCGGAACTGGATCAGCCATTGGGCGGCGGGCCCGATATCAACCTGCGCCTGGCCGCGCTCATTCCCGACGATTATCTGCCCGATGTACATGCGCGGCTGATTCTGTACAAGCGCATTGCCAACGCCACCGACGACGAAACACTAAAGGACCTCCAGGTCGAAATGATCGACCGTTTTGGCCTGTTACCCGAGCAGGTCAAGACGCTATTTCGCGTTACCGCATTGAAACTGCGCTGTGACCCTCTGGGTATCACCAAGGTGGATGTAGGCGCCGAGCACGGTCGGATCGAGTTTGGCGCGCAAACCGAGATAGACCCCATGGTGCTGGTGCGCATGATTCAGGACAATCCGCAGCGTTATCGCCTTGAAGGCGCGACCGTATTCCGCTTCAATGCGCCCATGGGCGGCGTGGAGCTGCGCCTCAATACTGTAGAAGCACTACTCGACCGACTGGCGCAAGCGCCACAGGAAACAAACCCGAAAGGCAAAGGAAAACGCCCATGA
- a CDS encoding CsiV family protein — protein MKHLCKKLGLALLATLVSTVALAQSADEYLVEVVFFGQPSAPLVVGTPPDLDWADNATKLDETTRSDVRAIDPTRFRLAPDVRKLEQKGYQIYLHQAWSQPLDNNLDIALSKGQADNGIYPVQGLVNLSQDNLMEIAVSFWRNRTANEVQMSGASVISEHLHQKRALRLNETHYLDHQSLGMLVRVSR, from the coding sequence ATGAAGCATTTGTGCAAGAAGCTCGGCCTGGCCCTGCTGGCCACCCTCGTCAGCACAGTGGCGCTGGCACAGTCAGCCGATGAATACCTGGTGGAGGTGGTCTTTTTTGGGCAACCCTCTGCACCGTTGGTAGTGGGCACGCCACCGGATCTCGACTGGGCCGACAACGCGACCAAGCTGGATGAGACCACGCGCAGCGACGTGCGTGCAATCGACCCGACACGCTTCCGCCTGGCCCCAGACGTACGCAAACTGGAGCAAAAGGGTTATCAGATCTATCTGCACCAGGCCTGGTCTCAGCCGCTGGACAACAACCTGGATATAGCTCTGAGCAAGGGCCAGGCCGATAACGGTATTTATCCGGTACAGGGCCTGGTCAATCTCAGTCAGGACAATCTGATGGAGATCGCTGTGTCATTCTGGCGTAACCGCACAGCGAACGAGGTACAGATGAGCGGCGCCTCTGTTATCTCCGAGCATCTGCATCAGAAACGCGCCCTGCGTTTGAACGAAACCCATTACCTGGACCACCAGAGCCTGGGCATGCTGGTGCGCGTCAGCCGCTGA
- a CDS encoding mechanosensitive ion channel family protein, translated as MIDTINDLTAELNLEQIPLIGEAWVYQVFAVVLSALVAAYVVKRVLDHLERRAERTHNMWDDALVYAARRPAWVLIWSMGLMWAARITANQMDEGLADVLDQIQRILLIVLLCWFILRLMKQIEKRLVDPRYREKPVDQTTVSAIGKLLRASVIITAALVILQTLGYSVSGVLAFGGIGGIAVGFAAKDLLANFFGGLMIYLDRPFAVGDWVRSPDRDIEGTVEHIGWRLSRIRTFDKRPIYVPNAIFNNIVVQNPSRMTHRRIYEHIGIRYADIGHMEPIVHKVREMLKEHEDIAQDQTQMVFFDRCAPSSVDFFIYCFTTPVWAEYHRVKEDVLLKILAIIEEHEAQVAFPTSTLHLPDPLALRAEAQPSERQGGPESSKEPRHAPEGSNA; from the coding sequence TTGATTGACACCATTAATGATCTGACTGCAGAGCTGAATCTGGAACAAATACCGCTGATCGGAGAAGCCTGGGTGTATCAGGTGTTCGCGGTGGTACTGTCCGCGCTGGTGGCGGCTTACGTCGTCAAGCGCGTTCTTGATCACCTTGAGCGCCGTGCCGAGCGCACCCATAACATGTGGGACGACGCCCTGGTTTACGCGGCTCGGCGCCCGGCGTGGGTGCTGATCTGGTCGATGGGATTGATGTGGGCGGCGCGGATTACCGCCAACCAGATGGATGAGGGTCTGGCAGATGTACTGGACCAGATTCAGCGCATTCTGCTTATTGTTCTACTGTGCTGGTTCATTCTGCGGCTGATGAAACAGATTGAAAAACGCCTGGTTGATCCGCGTTATCGCGAAAAACCGGTAGATCAGACCACGGTCAGCGCGATTGGCAAATTGCTGCGTGCTTCGGTCATCATCACCGCTGCCTTGGTTATTCTGCAGACCCTTGGCTATAGCGTGTCCGGTGTGCTGGCGTTTGGTGGCATCGGCGGCATCGCGGTTGGCTTTGCGGCCAAGGATCTGTTGGCCAATTTCTTCGGTGGGTTGATGATTTACCTCGACCGGCCCTTTGCTGTCGGTGACTGGGTGCGCTCGCCCGATCGCGATATCGAGGGCACCGTCGAGCACATCGGCTGGCGTCTGTCGCGGATTCGCACCTTTGACAAGCGGCCGATTTATGTCCCCAACGCGATTTTCAACAACATCGTGGTGCAGAACCCGTCGCGCATGACGCATCGGCGTATTTATGAGCACATCGGCATCCGCTACGCGGATATCGGCCATATGGAGCCGATCGTGCACAAGGTCCGCGAGATGCTCAAGGAGCATGAAGATATCGCGCAGGATCAAACCCAGATGGTGTTCTTCGACCGTTGCGCGCCATCCTCGGTAGACTTCTTCATTTACTGCTTTACCACGCCGGTATGGGCGGAATATCACCGCGTCAAAGAAGATGTGCTGCTGAAGATTCTGGCAATTATTGAAGAGCACGAAGCGCAGGTGGCCTTCCCGACTTCTACCCTGCATCTGCCTGATCCGTTGGCCTTGCGTGCTGAGGCGCAGCCAAGTGAGCGCCAGGGCGGACCTGAATCATCCAAAGAGCCGAGGCACGCACCAGAGGGCAGCAACGCATGA
- the lexA gene encoding transcriptional repressor LexA, which produces MQKLTARQQQVLAFIKEYMDGNGYPPTRVDIAKTLGFKSPNAAEDHLRALARKGAIEMIPGASRGIRLPEAEQETSDDQLPVIGRVAAGAPVLALENIEDHCRIDPGFFHPRADYLLRVQGESMKDIGIMDGDLLAVHRTSEARNGQIVVARIGDEVTVKRFQKQGRKVSLIAENPEFKPIEVNLAEQELTIEGLSVGVIRR; this is translated from the coding sequence ATGCAGAAGCTTACCGCAAGACAACAGCAGGTATTGGCCTTCATCAAGGAGTACATGGACGGCAACGGCTACCCGCCGACGCGCGTCGACATCGCCAAGACCTTGGGCTTCAAATCGCCCAACGCTGCCGAGGATCACCTGCGCGCCCTTGCCCGCAAGGGCGCTATCGAAATGATTCCAGGCGCTTCCCGCGGCATCCGTCTGCCCGAGGCCGAGCAGGAAACCAGCGACGACCAGCTTCCGGTTATTGGCCGCGTTGCCGCTGGTGCGCCCGTTTTGGCACTGGAGAACATCGAAGACCATTGCCGCATTGACCCCGGCTTCTTTCACCCGCGCGCCGACTATCTACTGCGTGTGCAAGGTGAAAGCATGAAGGATATCGGCATCATGGATGGCGACTTGCTCGCAGTTCACCGTACCAGCGAAGCGCGCAACGGCCAGATTGTCGTCGCCCGGATTGGCGATGAAGTCACCGTTAAGCGCTTTCAGAAGCAGGGGCGCAAGGTTTCCCTGATTGCGGAAAACCCCGAATTCAAGCCGATTGAAGTCAATCTGGCAGAACAGGAACTTACCATTGAAGGTTTGAGCGTCGGTGTAATCCGCCGCTGA
- a CDS encoding S-methyl-5'-thioinosine phosphorylase, with product MSTWGIIGGTGLTELDGIELLGEDWPETPFGRPSAPLVHGRMGSEEVVFLARHGKPHRIPPHRVNYRANLWALQAAGVQQIVAVNAVGGIHPRLTTGSFCVPDQIIDYTWGRASSFFEDDLEHVVHVDFSWPYDAQLSARLGALLQARDLSYLQGGVYAATQGPRLESAAEIVRLERDGADLVGMTGMPEAALARELALPYACLALVVNPAAGKSSEVITMASIEAVIAQGMQQVKQVLSELIAAAPSSS from the coding sequence ATGAGCACCTGGGGGATTATTGGCGGCACGGGCCTGACCGAGCTGGATGGCATTGAGCTACTTGGCGAGGACTGGCCCGAAACACCTTTCGGCAGGCCGTCTGCGCCGCTGGTGCACGGGCGCATGGGAAGCGAGGAAGTGGTTTTTCTGGCGCGCCATGGCAAGCCGCACCGTATTCCACCGCACCGGGTCAATTACCGCGCCAACCTCTGGGCACTGCAAGCGGCGGGTGTACAGCAGATTGTGGCAGTCAATGCGGTGGGCGGGATTCATCCGCGGCTGACCACGGGCAGCTTCTGTGTGCCCGACCAGATCATCGATTACACCTGGGGGCGTGCCTCCAGTTTTTTTGAGGATGATCTGGAGCACGTGGTGCATGTCGACTTCTCCTGGCCCTATGATGCGCAGCTCTCTGCGCGGCTGGGGGCGTTGTTGCAGGCACGCGACCTCAGCTATCTGCAGGGCGGTGTCTATGCGGCGACGCAGGGGCCGCGGCTTGAGTCGGCGGCGGAGATTGTGCGGCTGGAGCGTGATGGCGCGGATCTGGTGGGCATGACCGGGATGCCCGAGGCGGCGCTCGCTCGCGAACTGGCGTTGCCCTATGCTTGCCTGGCGCTGGTGGTGAATCCCGCCGCTGGCAAGTCATCCGAGGTGATTACCATGGCCAGCATAGAGGCGGTCATTGCGCAGGGTATGCAGCAGGTCAAGCAGGTATTGAGCGAGTTGATTGCGGCAGCGCCGTCGTCATCCTGA
- a CDS encoding TetR/AcrR family transcriptional regulator, whose translation MAQSDTVKRILDAAEQLFAEKGFAETSLRLITSKAGVNLAAVNYHFGSKKALIQAVFVRFLDPFVSSLERELDQHEQRGDLRQLGLEQLLEMLVDQALAVKPRSGNDLSTFMRLLGLAFSQSQGHLRKYLAEVYGKVFQRYMALVYGAVPTIPPQELFWRVHFMLGSAAFTMSSMKALRAIAEAEFAEHRAVDEVLRLMVPFLAAGMRADNLPARVTQPESAAV comes from the coding sequence ATGGCGCAGTCTGATACCGTTAAACGCATATTGGATGCAGCAGAACAACTCTTTGCCGAGAAGGGGTTTGCTGAAACGTCCCTGCGTCTGATTACCAGCAAGGCTGGGGTCAATCTGGCGGCGGTCAATTACCACTTCGGCTCCAAAAAGGCGCTGATCCAAGCTGTCTTCGTACGCTTTCTTGATCCGTTCGTCAGTAGCCTGGAGCGTGAGCTGGATCAGCACGAGCAGCGTGGAGACCTGCGCCAGCTTGGTCTTGAGCAGTTGCTGGAGATGCTGGTTGACCAGGCACTGGCGGTCAAGCCACGTAGCGGCAATGATTTGTCTACCTTCATGCGTTTGCTGGGCTTGGCCTTCAGTCAAAGCCAGGGCCACTTGCGCAAATATTTGGCCGAAGTGTACGGCAAGGTATTTCAGCGCTATATGGCGCTGGTTTACGGGGCTGTGCCGACCATTCCGCCGCAGGAGCTGTTCTGGCGCGTGCATTTCATGCTGGGCAGCGCAGCCTTCACCATGTCGAGTATGAAAGCGCTGCGCGCTATCGCGGAGGCCGAGTTTGCCGAGCATCGTGCAGTGGATGAAGTGCTGCGTCTGATGGTGCCTTTTCTGGCGGCCGGTATGCGCGCAGACAACTTGCCCGCCAGAGTGACGCAGCCGGAAAGCGCGGCGGTTTAG
- the nagZ gene encoding beta-N-acetylhexosaminidase — translation MLDLPGLWLEPQDRDLLRQPEVGGMILFARNTESPEQVRQLVRSIRAVRPDMLIAIDQEGGRVQRLRRGVQRLPALADIARKGGEQAGAAARAAGWLMATEMLACGVDISFAPVLDLDHGRSGVIGNRSLGSDPECVSFLASAYIDGLTQAGMAATGKHFPGHGWAEADSHFALPIDERSEEQIRAVDMKPFALLAGQLGGIMPAHVVYSQVDAMPAGFSRYWLQQVLREELQFTGVIFSDDLSMAGAHVVGGIAERIDAAVNAGCDMLLICNDRATAEQGLIHAQTRQLQPPAGLSRMLARSTVAADYKARPEWRTHYSLLRELDLV, via the coding sequence ATGCTGGATCTGCCAGGCCTCTGGCTTGAGCCACAAGACCGCGATTTGCTGCGTCAGCCGGAAGTCGGTGGCATGATCCTGTTCGCGCGTAACACTGAATCGCCTGAGCAGGTGCGCCAGCTGGTGCGCTCTATCCGGGCAGTACGCCCCGATATGTTGATCGCAATAGACCAGGAGGGCGGGCGAGTGCAGCGGTTGCGCCGTGGCGTGCAGCGTTTACCGGCGCTGGCAGATATCGCCCGTAAGGGCGGCGAGCAGGCTGGCGCTGCCGCGCGCGCCGCCGGCTGGCTGATGGCGACGGAAATGCTAGCTTGCGGCGTGGACATCAGCTTTGCGCCGGTGCTGGATCTGGATCACGGGCGCAGCGGGGTCATCGGTAACCGTTCACTGGGTAGTGACCCCGAATGTGTGAGCTTTCTTGCCAGCGCTTACATCGATGGATTGACCCAGGCGGGCATGGCGGCGACGGGTAAGCACTTCCCGGGGCATGGTTGGGCCGAGGCCGATTCGCACTTTGCGCTGCCGATCGATGAGCGCAGCGAGGAGCAGATTCGGGCGGTGGATATGAAGCCCTTTGCGCTGTTGGCCGGGCAGTTGGGGGGCATCATGCCAGCCCATGTGGTGTATTCGCAGGTGGATGCCATGCCTGCCGGTTTCTCACGGTACTGGTTGCAGCAGGTACTACGTGAGGAGCTGCAGTTTACCGGCGTCATTTTCAGCGATGATTTGAGCATGGCGGGCGCTCATGTGGTGGGTGGCATTGCCGAGCGCATCGATGCCGCGGTGAATGCCGGCTGCGACATGCTGTTGATTTGCAATGACAGAGCAACAGCAGAGCAGGGGTTGATACACGCACAGACGCGGCAACTGCAGCCGCCTGCAGGGCTGTCGCGCATGCTGGCGCGCAGCACGGTGGCGGCGGACTACAAGGCGCGCCCCGAATGGCGCACGCATTACTCACTTCTCAGGGAGCTGGACCTGGTTTGA
- a CDS encoding DUF6586 family protein — protein MANEVYTRTNQALFFTRRALDAWAEAEASDALDALSLVQYHREHALFHLYRGVLAVVHEVADRYRWPLVELRQVEAALLPSVVARFPGPELAELTELADNRETWLARLLAAWQQLQAPPLPEASANSLIASSAVKGGEWGLAEAQEAWAALSERVRSYREGMVEW, from the coding sequence ATGGCTAACGAAGTCTATACCCGTACCAATCAGGCCCTGTTCTTTACGCGCAGGGCGCTGGATGCCTGGGCAGAAGCCGAGGCTTCTGATGCCCTGGATGCGCTCAGCCTGGTGCAGTACCACCGCGAGCACGCGCTATTCCACCTGTATCGCGGCGTACTCGCTGTGGTGCACGAGGTGGCAGACCGCTACCGCTGGCCATTGGTAGAGCTGCGTCAGGTTGAGGCGGCTTTGTTGCCCTCGGTGGTGGCACGTTTTCCGGGCCCCGAGTTGGCGGAGCTGACCGAGCTGGCGGACAACCGCGAAACCTGGTTGGCGCGACTGCTGGCAGCCTGGCAGCAGCTGCAAGCGCCACCCTTACCCGAAGCCTCGGCAAACAGCCTGATTGCCAGTAGTGCGGTCAAGGGAGGTGAGTGGGGGCTGGCTGAGGCTCAGGAAGCCTGGGCTGCCCTGTCCGAGCGAGTACGCAGTTACCGTGAAGGCATGGTCGAGTGGTAG
- the sulA gene encoding SOS-induced cell division inhibitor SulA — MQYARPDQQTLTQADLFHNALMATRMEHSRFSRAIPQQPATAPADEPEYGYSEISLQGAARQCLQWLAPVLRDLSNSAAPRWLTLIDPPASLSNQWLRSADLDPSRIMIVRSKPGMDATKLCCDLLKLGCSHTVVSWLSPDSSTAPRLERAAQSGQCRSLNIRLQAA; from the coding sequence ATGCAGTACGCCCGCCCTGACCAACAGACACTGACCCAGGCCGACCTGTTTCACAATGCGCTGATGGCAACGCGCATGGAACACAGCCGGTTTTCTCGCGCCATACCACAGCAGCCGGCAACCGCGCCGGCCGATGAGCCGGAGTACGGTTACAGCGAAATAAGCCTGCAGGGCGCGGCGCGCCAATGCTTGCAATGGCTGGCACCGGTGCTGCGCGACCTCAGCAATAGCGCTGCACCGCGCTGGCTCACTTTGATAGACCCGCCGGCCAGTCTCAGCAACCAGTGGCTACGCAGCGCCGATCTGGACCCCTCACGGATCATGATCGTTCGCTCCAAGCCCGGCATGGATGCCACCAAACTCTGTTGTGACCTGCTCAAACTGGGCTGCAGCCATACCGTCGTCAGCTGGCTATCACCTGACAGCAGCACTGCGCCGCGCCTTGAGCGTGCAGCTCAGAGCGGTCAGTGCCGCAGCCTCAACATCCGCCTGCAGGCTGCCTGA